One Hevea brasiliensis isolate MT/VB/25A 57/8 chromosome 5, ASM3005281v1, whole genome shotgun sequence genomic region harbors:
- the LOC110653717 gene encoding probable L-cysteine desulfhydrase, chloroplastic has product MSTKHYFNSSSVSSSSSTTTAFLYELSSPLLPLISTPMATHNRQNHTLNGDHCHSTIPITKRPKLSSPSPTSFITHSQIQSEFSHHDLSVARINNGSFGSCPQSVISAQQRWQTQFLRQPDHFYYNQLKPGILHSRSIVKSLINADQVDEVSLVDNATTAAAIVLQKSAWSFSEGRYNKGDVAVMLHYAYGAVKKSVEAYVTRAGGHVIEVQLPFPVKSKEEIITEFRKALEKGKENGKKVRLAVIDHVTSMPSVVIPVKELVKICREEGVDQVFVDAAHGIGCVDVDMKEIGADFYTSNLHKWFFSPPSVAFLYSRKSNDKGNDDLHHPVVSHEYGNGLALESAWIGTRDYSAQLVVPSVLEFINRFPGGIDGIKKRNHEAVVEMGEMLVKAWGTHLGCPPEMCGSMIMVGLPACLRISSESDALKLRTHLRNNFGVEVPIYFRAPKDGEVDPITGYARISHQVYNKVEDYYKFRDAVNKIVSDGITCACLPN; this is encoded by the coding sequence ATGTCAACAAAGCATTATTTTAATTCATCATCTGTCTCCTCCTCCTCGTCCACCACCACGGCCTTTCTCTATGAGCTATCCTCTCCTCTCCTACCCCTGATTTCCACTCCAATGGCCACCCACAACCGCCAAAACCATACCCTCAACGGCGACCACTGCCACTCTACCATACCCATTACCAAGAGGCCCAAACTTTCTTCACCGTCTCCCACCTCCTTTATCACCCACTCCCAAATCCAATCTGAATTCTCCCACCATGACTTATCCGTCGCTCGCATCAACAACGGCAGTTTCGGCAGCTGCCCTCAGTCTGTCATCTCCGCTCAGCAACGCTGGCAGACCCAGTTCCTCCGCCAGCCTGACCACTTCTACTACAACCAGCTCAAGCCTGGTATCCTCCACTCTCGATCCATCGTCAAATCCTTAATTAATGCTGACCAAGTCGACGAGGTCTCCCTCGTCGACAACGCCACCACCGCTGCCGCTATCGTCTTGCAGAAATCTGCGTGGTCCTTTTCCGAAGGTAGATACAACAAAGGCGATGTTGCTGTAATGCTTCATTATGCTTACGGAGCTGTGAAGAAGTCCGTTGAAGCTTACGTCACGCGCGCTGGTGGGCATGTGATCGAAGTTCAGTTGCCGTTTCCGGTGAAATCGAAAGAGGAAATCATTACCGAATTCCGGAAGGCTTTggagaaaggaaaagagaatgggAAGAAAGTGAGGCTGGCTGTGATTGATCATGTCACTTCCATGCCTAGCGTGGTGATTCCTGTTAAAGAATTGGTTAAGATTTGCAGAGAGGAAGGTGTAGACCAGGTTTTTGTTGATGCAGCTCATGGGATTGGGTGTGTTGATGTTGACATGAAAGAAATTGGGGCTGATTTCTATACCAGTAATTTGCATAAATGGTTTTTTAGTCCACCTTCTGTTGCGTTTTTGTATTCAAGAAAGTCGAACGATAAAGGCAATGATGATTTGCATCACCCTGTGGTTTCCCATGAGTATGGTAATGGGTTGGCACTGGAGAGTGCTTGGATTGGAACTAGGGACTACAGTGCTCAATTAGTAGTTCCTTCGGTTTTGGAATTCATCAATAGATTTCCAGGTGGGATTGACGGAATCAAGAAGAGGAATCATGAGGCTGTTGTTGAAATGGGGGAGATGTTAGTTAAGGCATGGGGGACTCATCTTGGGTGCCCGCCAGAGATGTGTGGGAGCATGATCATGGTTGGATTACCTGCTTGTTTGAGGATTTCGAGTGAGTCAGATGCTTTGAAGTTGAGGACTCATTTGAGAAATAATTTTGGAGTTGAAGTCCCAATATATTTTAGGGCTCCAAAGGATGGAGAGGTTGATCCTATTACTGGGTATGCTCGGATTTCTCATCAAGTCTACAACAAGGTTGAGGATTACTACAAATTTAGGGATGCCGTCAACAAAATTGTTAGTGATGGCATTACTTGTGCCTGTCTCCCTAATTGA
- the LOC110653719 gene encoding uncharacterized protein LOC110653719: MALRRFFGFSDGELMRSDAKPCSRLMRQTAGIFSVGGALGFWILCRLHYGPRITVPRSLRWATCGAISVSSTSALLVRLFSPECEPQNIAAYDKTK, from the exons ATGGCGTTGAGGCGCTTCTTTGGGTTCTCAGATGGCGAGCTGATGAGGTCAGATGCTAAACCTTGCTCCAGGCTAATGAGGCAAACAGCTGGAATTTTTTCCGTTGGAGGGGCATTGGGATTCTGGATTCTCTGTAGATTGCATTATG GTCCTAGAATTACAGTTCCTAGGAGCCTTCGCTGGGCTACTTGTGGAGCTATTTCTGTGAGTTCAACCTCTGCTCTCCTGGTCCGCCTTTTCAGTCCTGAATGTGAACCCCAGAATATAGCTGCTTATGACAAAACAAAATAG
- the LOC110653716 gene encoding aspartic proteinase isoform X1, with the protein MIMSLCWTDDYMPGGITYMFVGICLNMGNQILWLVFCLWALTCLLLPATSDGLVRISLKKRPLDLDSINAARLARQEGKSGVGAYSRFHNSDIDIVPLKNFLDTQYFGEIGIGSPPQKFTVIFDTGSSNLWIPSSKCYFSLACYFHSRYKSSQSSTYTMNGTTCEIQYGSGSIAGFFSQDSVEVGNLVVRDQDFIEVTREGSLTFVLAKFDGILGLGFQEISVGNAVPVWYNMMQQHLVGDDVFSFWLNKDPEAAEGGEIVFGGVDEKHYKGKHTYVPITRKGYWQFSMGDFLIGDHSTGVCQWGCPAIVDSGTSLLAGPTAIVAEINNAIGAEGIVSAECKEVITQYGELIWDLLISGIRPGQVCSQLGLCICNGAQCVSTRIESVVEKEESSVGDDLLCTACETLVIWVQNQLKQKETKEAAFNYVNKLCESLPSPMGESVIDCESVLSMPNITFTIGDKPFNLTPDQYILKTGEGIAAVCISGFMAFDIPPPRGPLWILGDVFMRVYHTVFDFGELQLGFAEAV; encoded by the exons ATGATCATGTCTTTGTGTTGGACGGATGATTATATGCCTGGTGGTATCACTTACATGTTTGTGG GAATTTGCCTAAATATGGGGAATCAAATTCTTTGGTTGGTATTTTGTTTATGGGCTTTGACATGCCTACTTCTTCCTGCTACCTCCGATGGCCTAGTGAGAATTAGTTTGAAGAAGCGTCCTCTGGATCTTGATAGCATTAATGCTGCCAGACTCGCAAGGCAGGAAGGCAAATCAGGAGTTGGTGCATACAGCAGGTTTCATAATTCAGATATAGATATAGTACCACTTAAAAACTTTTTGGATACTCAATACTTCGGAGAAATTGGTATTGGCTCGCCCCCACAGAAGTTCACTGTCATATTTGATACTGGCAGTTCTAATCTCTGGATTCCATCATCAAAATGCTACTTTTCT CTTGCCTGCTATTTCCATTCTAGGTACAAATCAAGTCAGTCCAGTACATATACCATGAATG GAACAACTTGTGAAATACAGTATGGATCTGGATCAATTGCTGGTTTCTTCAGTCAAGATAGTGTTGAAGTTGGAAATCTTGTTGTCAGGGATCAA GATTTCATTGAGGTTACGCGAGAAGGAAGTCTTACATTTGTCTTGGCAAAGTTTGATGGAATACTTGGGCTTGGATTTCAGGAAATCTCAGTTGGGAATGCTGTTCCAGTGTG GTACAATATGATGCAGCAACACCTTGTAGGGGATGATGTCTTCTCATTCTGGCTCAACAAGGATCCAGAGGCCGCAGAGGGTGGTGAGATTGTTTTTGGTGGTGTTGATGAAAAACACTATAAGGGGAAACATACCTATGTTCCAATTACCAGAAAAGGTTACTGGCAG TTCAGCATGGGAGATTTTCTAATTGGAGACCATTCAACAG GAGTCTGCCAGTGGGGTTGCCCTGCAATCGTGGATTCAGGAACATCCTTGCTTGCTGGTCCAACA GCTATTGTGGCTGAAATCAATAATGCCATTGGAGCTGAAGGGATCGTGAGTGCTGAGTGCAAGGAAGTGATCACACAGTATGGAGAGTTAATATGGGATCTACTGATATCAGGG ATACGACCTGGTCAAGTATGTTCACAGCTTGGTTTATGCATTTGCAATGGGGCTCAGTGTGTGAG CACCAGGATTGAATCAGTGGTTGAGAAGGAGGAATCGTCTGTTGGGGATGATCTTCTATGCACGGCCTGTGAGACGCTTGTCATTTGGGTCCAGAATCAACTAAAACAAAAGGAGACAAAGGAGGCAGCTTTCAACTATGTGAATAAG TTATGCGAGAGCCTACCAAGTCCAATGGGAGAGTCAGTAATTGATTGTGAGAGTGTTTTAAGCATGCCAAACATCACTTTTACCATAGGAGATAAACCTTTCAATCTCACTCCAGACCAG TATATTCTGAAAACTGGAGAAGGCATTGCAGCAGTTTGCATCAGTGGGTTTATGGCTTTTGACATACCTCCTCCAAGAGGTCCTCTCTG gaTTCTTGGAGATGTGTTCATGAGAGTGTATCACACTGTGTTCGACTTCGGTGAACTCCAGCTGGGTTTTGCTGAGGCTGTTTAG
- the LOC110653716 gene encoding aspartic proteinase isoform X3: protein MIMSLCWTDDYMPGGITYMFVGICLNMGNQILWLVFCLWALTCLLLPATSDGLVRISLKKRPLDLDSINAARLARQEGKSGVGAYSRFHNSDIDIVPLKNFLDTQYFGEIGIGSPPQKFTVIFDTGSSNLWIPSSKCYFSLACYFHSRYKSSQSSTYTMNGTTCEIQYGSGSIAGFFSQDSVEVGNLVVRDQDFIEVTREGSLTFVLAKFDGILGLGFQEISVGNAVPVWYNMMQQHLVGDDVFSFWLNKDPEAAEGGEIVFGGVDEKHYKGKHTYVPITRKGYWQFSMGDFLIGDHSTGVCQWGCPAIVDSGTSLLAGPTAIVAEINNAIGAEGIVSAECKEVITQYGELIWDLLISGIRPGQVCSQLGLCICNGAQCVSTRIESVVEKEESSVGDDLLCTACETLVIWVQNQLKQKETKEAAFNYVNKLCESLPSPMGESVIDCESVLSMPNITFTIGDKPFNLTPDQS, encoded by the exons ATGATCATGTCTTTGTGTTGGACGGATGATTATATGCCTGGTGGTATCACTTACATGTTTGTGG GAATTTGCCTAAATATGGGGAATCAAATTCTTTGGTTGGTATTTTGTTTATGGGCTTTGACATGCCTACTTCTTCCTGCTACCTCCGATGGCCTAGTGAGAATTAGTTTGAAGAAGCGTCCTCTGGATCTTGATAGCATTAATGCTGCCAGACTCGCAAGGCAGGAAGGCAAATCAGGAGTTGGTGCATACAGCAGGTTTCATAATTCAGATATAGATATAGTACCACTTAAAAACTTTTTGGATACTCAATACTTCGGAGAAATTGGTATTGGCTCGCCCCCACAGAAGTTCACTGTCATATTTGATACTGGCAGTTCTAATCTCTGGATTCCATCATCAAAATGCTACTTTTCT CTTGCCTGCTATTTCCATTCTAGGTACAAATCAAGTCAGTCCAGTACATATACCATGAATG GAACAACTTGTGAAATACAGTATGGATCTGGATCAATTGCTGGTTTCTTCAGTCAAGATAGTGTTGAAGTTGGAAATCTTGTTGTCAGGGATCAA GATTTCATTGAGGTTACGCGAGAAGGAAGTCTTACATTTGTCTTGGCAAAGTTTGATGGAATACTTGGGCTTGGATTTCAGGAAATCTCAGTTGGGAATGCTGTTCCAGTGTG GTACAATATGATGCAGCAACACCTTGTAGGGGATGATGTCTTCTCATTCTGGCTCAACAAGGATCCAGAGGCCGCAGAGGGTGGTGAGATTGTTTTTGGTGGTGTTGATGAAAAACACTATAAGGGGAAACATACCTATGTTCCAATTACCAGAAAAGGTTACTGGCAG TTCAGCATGGGAGATTTTCTAATTGGAGACCATTCAACAG GAGTCTGCCAGTGGGGTTGCCCTGCAATCGTGGATTCAGGAACATCCTTGCTTGCTGGTCCAACA GCTATTGTGGCTGAAATCAATAATGCCATTGGAGCTGAAGGGATCGTGAGTGCTGAGTGCAAGGAAGTGATCACACAGTATGGAGAGTTAATATGGGATCTACTGATATCAGGG ATACGACCTGGTCAAGTATGTTCACAGCTTGGTTTATGCATTTGCAATGGGGCTCAGTGTGTGAG CACCAGGATTGAATCAGTGGTTGAGAAGGAGGAATCGTCTGTTGGGGATGATCTTCTATGCACGGCCTGTGAGACGCTTGTCATTTGGGTCCAGAATCAACTAAAACAAAAGGAGACAAAGGAGGCAGCTTTCAACTATGTGAATAAG TTATGCGAGAGCCTACCAAGTCCAATGGGAGAGTCAGTAATTGATTGTGAGAGTGTTTTAAGCATGCCAAACATCACTTTTACCATAGGAGATAAACCTTTCAATCTCACTCCAGACCAG TCTTAG
- the LOC110653716 gene encoding aspartic proteinase isoform X2, translated as MGNQILWLVFCLWALTCLLLPATSDGLVRISLKKRPLDLDSINAARLARQEGKSGVGAYSRFHNSDIDIVPLKNFLDTQYFGEIGIGSPPQKFTVIFDTGSSNLWIPSSKCYFSLACYFHSRYKSSQSSTYTMNGTTCEIQYGSGSIAGFFSQDSVEVGNLVVRDQDFIEVTREGSLTFVLAKFDGILGLGFQEISVGNAVPVWYNMMQQHLVGDDVFSFWLNKDPEAAEGGEIVFGGVDEKHYKGKHTYVPITRKGYWQFSMGDFLIGDHSTGVCQWGCPAIVDSGTSLLAGPTAIVAEINNAIGAEGIVSAECKEVITQYGELIWDLLISGIRPGQVCSQLGLCICNGAQCVSTRIESVVEKEESSVGDDLLCTACETLVIWVQNQLKQKETKEAAFNYVNKLCESLPSPMGESVIDCESVLSMPNITFTIGDKPFNLTPDQYILKTGEGIAAVCISGFMAFDIPPPRGPLWILGDVFMRVYHTVFDFGELQLGFAEAV; from the exons ATGGGGAATCAAATTCTTTGGTTGGTATTTTGTTTATGGGCTTTGACATGCCTACTTCTTCCTGCTACCTCCGATGGCCTAGTGAGAATTAGTTTGAAGAAGCGTCCTCTGGATCTTGATAGCATTAATGCTGCCAGACTCGCAAGGCAGGAAGGCAAATCAGGAGTTGGTGCATACAGCAGGTTTCATAATTCAGATATAGATATAGTACCACTTAAAAACTTTTTGGATACTCAATACTTCGGAGAAATTGGTATTGGCTCGCCCCCACAGAAGTTCACTGTCATATTTGATACTGGCAGTTCTAATCTCTGGATTCCATCATCAAAATGCTACTTTTCT CTTGCCTGCTATTTCCATTCTAGGTACAAATCAAGTCAGTCCAGTACATATACCATGAATG GAACAACTTGTGAAATACAGTATGGATCTGGATCAATTGCTGGTTTCTTCAGTCAAGATAGTGTTGAAGTTGGAAATCTTGTTGTCAGGGATCAA GATTTCATTGAGGTTACGCGAGAAGGAAGTCTTACATTTGTCTTGGCAAAGTTTGATGGAATACTTGGGCTTGGATTTCAGGAAATCTCAGTTGGGAATGCTGTTCCAGTGTG GTACAATATGATGCAGCAACACCTTGTAGGGGATGATGTCTTCTCATTCTGGCTCAACAAGGATCCAGAGGCCGCAGAGGGTGGTGAGATTGTTTTTGGTGGTGTTGATGAAAAACACTATAAGGGGAAACATACCTATGTTCCAATTACCAGAAAAGGTTACTGGCAG TTCAGCATGGGAGATTTTCTAATTGGAGACCATTCAACAG GAGTCTGCCAGTGGGGTTGCCCTGCAATCGTGGATTCAGGAACATCCTTGCTTGCTGGTCCAACA GCTATTGTGGCTGAAATCAATAATGCCATTGGAGCTGAAGGGATCGTGAGTGCTGAGTGCAAGGAAGTGATCACACAGTATGGAGAGTTAATATGGGATCTACTGATATCAGGG ATACGACCTGGTCAAGTATGTTCACAGCTTGGTTTATGCATTTGCAATGGGGCTCAGTGTGTGAG CACCAGGATTGAATCAGTGGTTGAGAAGGAGGAATCGTCTGTTGGGGATGATCTTCTATGCACGGCCTGTGAGACGCTTGTCATTTGGGTCCAGAATCAACTAAAACAAAAGGAGACAAAGGAGGCAGCTTTCAACTATGTGAATAAG TTATGCGAGAGCCTACCAAGTCCAATGGGAGAGTCAGTAATTGATTGTGAGAGTGTTTTAAGCATGCCAAACATCACTTTTACCATAGGAGATAAACCTTTCAATCTCACTCCAGACCAG TATATTCTGAAAACTGGAGAAGGCATTGCAGCAGTTTGCATCAGTGGGTTTATGGCTTTTGACATACCTCCTCCAAGAGGTCCTCTCTG gaTTCTTGGAGATGTGTTCATGAGAGTGTATCACACTGTGTTCGACTTCGGTGAACTCCAGCTGGGTTTTGCTGAGGCTGTTTAG
- the LOC110653718 gene encoding uncharacterized protein LOC110653718, with the protein MDNRWYSSEPEREVQDKSQQNREQDSLIEDLVEDFRLPINHKPTENVDLDNVEQASLDTKLTASNIGFRLLQKMGWKGKGLGKDEQGIVEPIKSGIRDPKLGIGKQEEDDFFTSEENIQRKKLDVEVEETEEHAKKREVLAEREQKIQTEVKEIRKVFHCDLCNKQYKLAMEFEVHLSSYDHNHRKRFKEMKEMHGSSSRDDRQKRELQRQEREMAKFAQMADARKQQQQQQQQQQQQQQQQVEESGSGQVSNSMRSGTALADQDQRKALKFGFSSKSGTSKKPSGGDAKKPKVAVASVFGNDSDEEQ; encoded by the exons ATGGACAACAGATGGTACAGTAGTGAACCAGAAAGAGAAGTCCAAGACAAAAGTCAACAAAATAGGGAGCAG GATTCTCTTATTGAGGATTTGGTGGAAGATTTTCGCTTGCCTATTAATCACAAGCCCACAGAAAATGTGGATCTGGATAATGTTGAACAGGCATCACTCGACACAAAGTTGACAGCATCTAACATTGGGTTTAGGCTTCTTCAGAAAATGGGATGGAAAGGGAAAGGTCTTGGAAAGGATGAGCAGG GAATAGTTGAGCCCATAAAATCTGGGATTAGAGATCCAAAGTTAGGGAttggaaaacaagaagaagatgaTTTTTTCACTTCAGAAGAAAATATCCAGCGAAAAAAATTGGACGTTGAGGTTGAGGAAACAGAGGAACACGCGAAGAAACGTGAG GTGTTAGCGGAACGGGAGCAGAAAATTCAAACTGAGGTGAAAGAAATAAGGAAGGTGTTTCATTGTGATCTCTGCAACAAGCAATACAAATTGGCTATGGAATTCGAAGTTCACCTAAGTTCATATGATCACAATCACAGAAAG CGTTTTAAAGAAATGAAAGAGATGCATGGTTCTAGCAGTCGTGATGATCGGCAAAAGCGGGAACTGCAACGACAAGAGAGAGAGATGGCTAAGTTTGCTCAGAT GGCAGATGCTCGTAAACAGCAACAGCAACAGCAACAGCAACAGCAACAGCAACAACAGCAGCAGGTGGAAGAGTCTGGATCTGGTCAGGTTTCCAATTCAATGAGAAGTGGAACTGCACTTGCCGATCAGGATCAGCGGAAGGCATTAAAATTTGGGTTTTCTTCTAAGAGTGGCACTTCTAAG AAGCCATCTGGTGGTGATGCAAAGAAGCCGAAAGTAGCTGTAGCCTCAGTCTTTGGCAATGATAGTGACGAAGAACAGTAA
- the LOC110644027 gene encoding agamous-like MADS-box protein AGL80, whose product MTRKKVKLAYITNDSARKATFKKRKKGLMKKVSELSTLCGIDACAIIYSPYDSLPEVWPSPLGVQRVLAQFKNMPEMDQSKKMVNQDSFLRQRIAKANEQLKKQRKDNREKEMTQIMFQGLIGKSLNSLNMMDLNDLGWLIDQNLRDIHKRIETLNKQANSQAGVGAASSSGAGTSGEVNIATEQAERQTFGIDMDAVHRQQWLMDWINPHEPMAFGGDEVNLHFGENNHNALWSSAFFP is encoded by the coding sequence ATGACTAGAAAGAAGGTCAAGCTTGCATATATCACTAATGATTCTGCAAGGAAAGCAACCttcaagaaaaggaagaaaggatTAATGAAGAAGGTAAGCGAGTTAAGCACCCTTTGTGGGATTGATGCTTGTGCGATCATTTATAGCCCCTATGATTCTCTACCTGAGGTTTGGCCATCTCCTTTGGGGGTCCAACGTGTGCTGGCTCAATTCAAGAACATGCCTGAGATGGATCAAAGCAAGAAAATGGTGAATCAAGACAGTTTCCTCAGGCAAAGGATCGCCAAAGCCAATGAGCAGCTCAAGAAACAGCGCAAGGACAACCGCGAGAAGGAGATGACACAGATCATGTTCCAGGGCTTAATTGGAAAGAGCCTAAACAGCTTGAACATGATGGACTTGAACGATCTTGGATGGTTGATAGATCAGAACTTGAGGGATATTCATAAGAGGATAGAGACACTCAACAAGCAAGCTAATTCCCAAGCGGGAGTAGGAGCCGCATCGTCATCTGGGGCTGGAACAAGTGGAGAGGTGAATATTGCAACGGAGCAGGCAGAAAGACAAACATTTGGGATTGACATGGATGCTGTGCATAGGCAACAATGGCTGATGGACTGGATCAACCCACATGAACCCATGGCATTTGGTGGGGATGAGGTCAATCTTCATTTTGGGGAGAACAATCATAATGCTCTTTGGTCTAGTGCCTTTTTCCCATAA